The genomic window AGAAACTAAAGGAGAAGAACTTTCCAAGTGCTTGTACTTGCTTCTTTGCTAGTTTGGCACCTTCTGTTGTATGGAAACTGTTGATAAGAGTAGCTGTTGCAGTACCACTTGGATATGTCAATCTGAAGTCAACAATCATAATCTTTCGGAGTGGAACCACGGAGAATATACCAAGAAAACTGACAACAAATAGAAACGCAATCATCCATCCTAAACCAGGAATCTTAACATCCATCATGACACCGGCGGCACCACTTTGTTTTGCAATAGTTGGACTCATTGCAAACAAGTAACTACCAAAGCCGCCGCTAAATGCAATGCCACTTGCAGCAACAACACAAGTCTGAATAACAGTATTCTCCTGTCTTGTAAACGGTTGATTAAGCAAACCCGATTTCTCAAGCACTTTAGTCCATGTCTTGACAAAGAAGAAACCTAACAATCCGGCCGAAACATTGAGAGAAGGAATAATACCGGTTGTAAGATTAAGCTTCATCACGATGAACGTGAAAAGCACCGATAACATGAAACTGACGATTATAGCCCTAACCGTAATCTGTTTCTGCCATGTTGGCACAGATTTTCCTTCAAACCCTTTTTCAATGGAagcctcctcctcctcctccagtTTTTCTTCCTCCTTAACCATCACCACTGTTTCGTTGTTGAGTTTGTTGGGATTTTAGATGAAAGATTGGAGAATTTATTGATAATGACTTAACAGTGATACTCACTTgatatttataagcaaataagTAGGTTGTTTAAATTGTAACTTAATAATCCCTTCTTTATAGAGATAAACCAACAAACTTCATATAtcttatctttttattataacTTAATACTCCGTATGCATTATCGTTTCAACAAACTAAATTTATGTATATCTTTagatcaaaaaataataatttatgtgtATATATCTTATCTTTTTCACCGTAGacccgaaaaaaaaaaaaattatgtatatcTTTTTATTTGGTACTTGTTATATCTTATCTTTttaaatctaatttttaaaattgctTAAGTTATTTATTACTGCTTTACTATCTTTTATTATGTGTAGAATAAGAAGGGAAACAGTACAGAGTTCTGATTATCCTAAGTTGTGAGTGTTAGACAATtgggagggagggagagagCCAAGCTCTCGAattggttgtgtatttgtgtcTTGTTATTCAGTGTAATTTccaataattataattattgtaATGCGTCAACGTGTAATATTCTGGTTTTGAATCATTCTCCAGAATTCTTATCGATAAAGTAATCGTATTGTGAAATCTGTTTCTGTTCTCCGCCGATTTCAATCATCTAACTACATCACTAAATTAAACTTCCACACCCTCCTTACCTTAGCATGAAAATCTTCATTCCAGCTAATTTTCTTTCCATTGTCAACAGAGCCATACAAGAGAGAGTCTGACTTGTCCCCTTGAAGAATGCCTGGCAAAACACTCTGCAGCACAATATATAATTTCAgaacaaaatagaaatttaaagTGAGAAGAAAGATTCATGGTTACAAACAATTAGTCAAATTTCAAGTATAAGAAGATCCATCACATTACTCAGGTTAAACTATTTAGCATAAAACTTTCTATAGGGTAAGGCTTcataataaatcttttttttaacaaggaAACCAATCTatgtttattatttaattaattaatagaaaACAAATAAGACATCATGAACATTTATGCTGTTTAGCGCCAATGCTGATATAATAACAGATGGTTAATTATGTTTGGTGAAATGCTTGATGAATACAAGGTATTGCAACTCATTAATCATCCAACTAACATCATAAACCACGATTTTGACCTCATTAACAAAGATTTCAGTTGTTCAAATATACATGATAGCTATTAACCATCTAAATTGTGTTAAAATATGCATGATTTCAGGGGTGTTCAAATATATATGATATCTATTAACAATGGTTTGTGTTCAGATATACACCTAAAAATTGTGGTTAAATGGTTAATGACATTCGTGGTTCATTGTTTTTAGTGAATGATTAATGAGTGGCAACACCTAATTACATCCATCGAGAATAATTAACCATGTATTTTAACTGCATTGATCGTCCAAATTGTTGTCATTTTGTGTCAAAACAACACAGCTCTTAAGTGATGATCCATGTACTTAAACTGCAATAAGTATTAAAAGTGTGTGCTTTAAATAAAATACACTAATTCTTTATGCCATTATGTATACATATATAAACTACCGAGTTGTTAATTGTCATGATCCATTGCAAAAGCATAGGCTCTTAAGTGATGACACATGAATAGGTATGTCTATAGCATTTCTAAGATGCACCATCATGCAAAAGCATGTTTGCCTTATAATTCACAGGCTAACTTTGTTCAAATATGAAACTTCATAGCACAATAATGGTGGCAACAAACAATGATTGGACTCTGGAGAGTGGAGACCATTTGGCCATAGAGACTCTAATACCATGTTATCTAACGAATAAACTACACCAAAAAGGAAAGGCATAGATAAAATCACCAAATAGTCACcaaaaaggaaaggaaaggcATAGACAACTGAACATACAACAGTACAATAAATGACCACACTCTCACAAAAAAGAGCAAGTTAGATATAGGTAAATTTGTGCTTTACTACACACCTGAGCTACCACTCTGTGACCCCTGTAGTCGATTATTGCCATAGCAAGATTATAAAGTCCAGGGACATCAGCTTCCTGGTAAGCCTTGGTGCCCTTCAAATCATTGTTTGCTGAAGCATATGTTGCTTGCTCATTCTCAGCCAGCTGAGCTTCAGGAGAAACGTCTGGAGTGGTTTCTGTGCTATTAACATCTTCCAAACTTGAACCGTCAGTTTTGCCGCCATTGGGAACCGGACTGTCCCCATGAGGTCGAATATGAGAAGCTTTATCAGAAGAACTTTGCAAAGTGCCTGTGCAGCATGTTTTTGAATTGCCATCCCCGTGTTTCTTCGACAGCTTCTCGAGGTCAGCATCAATAGCAAAACTAAGAAAATATTGTTGTGCACGTACCTATTGTCAAAAGTACAGTGCAAGTCAAAAAGCATTCCTAGTTCAAAGGAAAACTCGTGTTGGGAAGAAGAagcaatattatatatataccaaCAAAGCATGAGATTTGAAAACAACATTCTAAAAGGATTTCTAAACACAAATGATatttcatcacaatacaatGGTGTCTTTCGCCAAAACAATGTATCATACTAGGAACAGTCAAGTCATTAAGACATGGATAGATCCTTCACAAGGAAAAATGCTGGGCCAAATAAAGAATATTTTCAATACCTCCCAATCCCAAAGAAGAGAAATGTAATATGCAACTTCCTATatagataaatttttaaaaacttcaaaacaataaaatatcaaaacgcAGGAAAAACTGTTtagaaatataagaaaataaagatTCAAGAACACATTTAACAAATTGCTTAATCTGTAATTAAATCAGTTAAAGACAACTAACATGTGAAAGCATTCTGGATCGGTTGGATTTATTGGAGGAATACAGCCACTGATCACTCCAACAGCACCATTAATGGCTGCGTCAACAAAGTCCGATGTCACTTTATAAAGTGCCCTATCACGCAAGATCCTGCAGTAACGAAATCACCCAAGAGGATAATGAAGGGTACCGAATCATTATCATCAGATAAACTATAGAACGTGCATACTTCTGAAGTTATCAATCTATGAATGAGAGAAAATGAAGGTACCTCTCCTGTGGAGTTGTATGAGAAAATTCTCGACAGGATTGCAGCTCCTCATTCCAGTCTCTTTGCATGCCAATTGGCTCACTTCCATATAGAAGAGTCAAGGAATTTTCAGCCCTGGCAGCATCACGTTTGTGGTCTGCCAACACATCAAGCTATATTACAAAATACATCAAGCCAGCCTAAGGTTCAAATATAAGAAACCAGCAAGGTTCTCATAATGCGAAGCTACTACGGAGTTGACTTCAAAAACATATACAAGCATAAAAAACAACGATAACATGCCGGAGCTTCGGTCCTGCAACACAAGGTTGCCTTTGTGTTTGGTCGAAAACCAAGTAGGCTATTTTTTATCTAgatcatttttaataatttaggtATGAGTTTTTCTTGGTCTTCTTCAAAGTCCTTAAGTGGCAAATCTATTGGTTTTCTTCTCATGTACTATTTCAACTTTCTCTCTAATGCATGCATCCTTAATCTTATCTCCTCTTGTATGTTCACTCATTCATTGCAACATTTCCAATTCTATAGCATTCAAATTCATCTTATGCTCTTGCTAgcattaattatataaaactaACTAAAAACAACCGCATTTCTCAATTATCCTTCATCAACAGAATAAATTTTCAGATCCATTCGAAAAAGCTATTGTATGGGATGAAATCTTCAAAAAATGATTCCATcttgttataaacaaaaaagttGTTGAAATTTATTCGTCGCACAATTATCTGGTCATAGCATTACAATTAGATCtgataaaagatatatttttcattaaaaatttacCATTACAAATGACAAATAAGGAAAATAAACAACCTAACAATAAATGTGAAAAAAGCAGTGATAGGACTGATAGCATCCAAATCCTGGAGCAGAAActattatgaaataaaaatagaacATGAATATTGATGACATAAAATCTCAGAGGCTGAGCTTACCAGGAATCGGGTGCAAGCCAAGCCAAGAATTAGGTGGCAACAAAGACTGGACGTTTTCAAAAGGATGGGCAGAAGCCCTGCCCTCCAATATTTCACGGAATGCTTCAAAATTGAACAGTGCAACATAAGTTTGCGTTATAAAGGTAAAAATATGAAAGATTTAAGCACGAGACAATTACTTTACAATTACACTTTACTACCTTTTTTGAACCTGGGGCTAATCTTCTGCAAGAGCGTAACAAGAGTTGTTGCTTCTGAAGTAGCTTTACTTGGCCTTGGATCAAGAGTGTTTGCCGAGCTCGAGTTGACATAAAACATTTTTGTACTTCCCGTAATAGAATATTTATTTCCCTCAAGAGTTACCACATCCAAATAAATCAAATCTCCAACAAGCCTGCAAACCAGAGAGCATCCTTAACAAATACATAAATCTAAACAAAGCCATGAAATAATATTAACTGAAGAGGGTATTTCTTGAGTTAGCTTCGATAGCTTGGAGGGGGATTGAATGACGAAAACACTATGCTCTCTACACATTTAACATCCTTCAATGGGGATGATAATAAATTACCTAATGAACCAGAGATGTCCTCCATATAACCAAGCCCATCAAGCTCAGGAACTTCAGGTTTTGCGGTATCTAATATTTAAGCAAATACATAAGCAGACTAGTAACTAAAAATATTTCAGAAAAAGGTTACAAATCAGCAAATTAATATAGAAGAATTCCATAAAGGGTAGGAAAACTATCGCATACCTGCTGAATTTGCAGCTTTATTTTGTGCTATCTCATTCTGTAGAGCAAGTGAAGTTGATAGTGAAGCATGGAGGTTAGAAAGGGAAAGCAATTCTCTTGTACGGTGAACATGAGCCCTTATAGATCTATCATCATAAAATGCTGCAAAAGACAGTTTATAATACATCATTACATTAAAAAACACTAACTTCTAAAACATCATCTTATGCAGAAGCGAACATTCTTACCAGGAACCATTTCCAAGGAGCAACCACCAGTAGTAATATCAGCTACCTCAGAAATTTCATTATAGTCTTCCATATGGTGAGGGGATCCATCCTTTGTCAGAAGTAGTAAGTCATAGCATGTAATAAAACATGTCTCTGGAGCGTCAAGAAGGAACTGTCTTATATCCATCACAGAATCTCCTGGATTCAACTGTAAAACAATTGAACATCTTAGAAAATGATTTCCATCAAGTATAATCAAAATATGGCAGAGATGTAAATTTGATATGATGAATAGTTCAAACAGTCAAAAtgcaaaattcaaacaaattttacaACACCAAGAATACATGTTAATATATTGATATCTGACAAGATCATCTAAGAAACTCTTAACTCTCGGTTTCTTAATGTGAATTTATCAATAGCTTCATGATGAGGCTCACCTGATGCTCAAGTTTATCTCCAGTTTGTGTTTTGACAGAAACAGGGTATAGTTGAAGATCACCTGCACCATCAAGATGTGAAAGAAATTAGCTATCAAGTGAAATGGAATTCTATCATatcacaattaaaattaaattaccaCTTTTTATAGACATTAATAACCACAACTGGAAAAATGTGTGCTGCATAGTATAAAATACATGCAAACCTACACAATCACCTAATGATAGGGGATCGGTTCTTGGTGTGATGGTCTCTCTTATGAAGTTGGTAAGAACTAATTTAccataaaaaattacattgttACTATTGGTATTtcttttagcaaaaaaaaaagaccagcTAGATTTACAAAAATGACCCAGCCAGCATGTGATTAAAATTTATGAGATTCTAAAATTTCAAACAGACTCAATTATGCAATAACTGATATTGATTTTGGAGTTGCGAATCATCTGTTATATGGTTggtaataatttgttttatgtttttggtAGATTTATGGTTGGGAATATTATCCTCCGGTGAAATTGACATTAAAAATAGCATAAATTGTTTCCTacagtcaaaagaaaaaatgagcTGCCGAAGAGTTTGTCAAAATTAGGTTTTAATTACTGTATGACAAGTTCAGTAACAATAAAATATTCTATGAGGTGCACTCAATTCATCTAATTTTAGATTCATTTTTGTCAAATGTTGCAGAACCTTCTAATATCTACTACAGCAAAGTATGAACTAATAATGTGTTCTCAAAGTAACAAACACTCAAGCAAACCCGAAGGGTAGTCAATCTACATTTGGGCATCAAAAATCAGTTTTGAAACTTTCCGACAAACATTGGGATCGTGGTTTAAATCATGATTACAGTCATGATTGCAATTATGTTGCGATCGCCAAAATTTACGAAAATCAAATGCTGATATAGCCAGAATTCCGGTCAAAATTGGTTGTGAAAACTTCCGAAACCACAATTGCCAACACAATCCACAAATTAACACCGTTAAAAATACACTTAAATAAGGTATGCACTTTTATGATAATTTATATGGAAAATAAATGCAAATTAGTTGGTACCGATACTTTTCCAAACATTCAGGCATTTCCttaatatattcattttttttggcCGTTAGCGCATTTGAAATCAAGACGTTAAGCACATGTTTTGTCTTAATCTACCCTACCGCCAATACACCACAAACAAACGTATTTcatgcaaaacaaaacaaaagtacACGAACCAGATTCACCTTGATTTGGTTGGTTCCCTTCAGTTGCTGCTTCATTCTCCTTCACCTCTGACTTCACACTTGTTGCTTCACCCGCTGCTGCAACTTCCACAGCATCGGTATTAGCAGACTCTGGAACAGCTTCCACGTGATCGTTTGCCGGAACATCAGGTTGGACAGCCGCTTCTGTACCACCTGATAGAGCAGCAGCGGCGGCGACAGCAGCAGCCGTATGTGATCCTTTTCTGTTCCTCCCCTTGTTCGATTTCCCAGCCATTTTCTCCCTCTATAATAaacacacatacaaaatcaatatattaaatACATTAGTATAAACATTTTACAATATTCACAAACAATCAAAACCCAtctcacaaaaataaaaatcaatgataTTTAACCAACTTTAaaagtttgtaaaccatcataaACCTAAAAATTAACTCTTGACAGTTGATACCATATAACTAACTAATAACATCATCTATCAAATGATTAAATATGAAACCAATAGAAACACCAACTAAACCCTAAAATACcaagaaaaaaaggaaaaaataatcacttttaaggataattaattaaaatcaatactcatagtaataaaaaaaaatatcagtaATCATTGAAATccaaactaaaaataaaaacttaaaagtaaTATTTCACACGTAACAAAACAAACCTATATGAATCAAAAAATcgattaaaacaaataaaaatcattatcaGCTTAGTAATATCCGCACAAAAATTCACAGGATAAATTAAccgaaaaaaatattaaaaaaatatgacgAATTATAACGAAAGATGAAGAGAATTAAGAAAGAAGAATGGTTTTTTTGATTACCAGAGAGAATTGGAGTTGAAGAAAATGTAGGTTTACAGAAGAAAAAGCATAGAAAAGTGTAAAAAGAAGGGTTTTAGAAAGAACGCTTGAGGAGTGAGTGAGGTTTGAGAGTAATGAAAAGAAGTGGCTGTGAGAGGCGGCTTCTTTGTTGCTGTTTTCACGTGAGAATCACAATTGTGTGAAGTAATGATTTGGAAAACCCATAATTACTATGTGGGCTTGggccttat from Trifolium pratense cultivar HEN17-A07 linkage group LG1, ARS_RC_1.1, whole genome shotgun sequence includes these protein-coding regions:
- the LOC123900086 gene encoding clustered mitochondria protein-like isoform X3 encodes the protein MAGKSNKGRNRKGSHTAAAVAAAAALSGGTEAAVQPDVPANDHVEAVPESANTDAVEVAAAGEATSVKSEVKENEAATEGNQPNQGESGDLQLYPVSVKTQTGDKLEHQLNPGDSVMDIRQFLLDAPETCFITCYDLLLLTKDGSPHHMEDYNEISEVADITTGGCSLEMVPAFYDDRSIRAHVHRTRELLSLSNLHASLSTSLALQNEIAQNKAANSADTAKPEVPELDGLGYMEDISGSLGLLEI
- the LOC123900086 gene encoding clustered mitochondria protein-like isoform X2; translated protein: MAGKSNKGRNRKGSHTAAAVAAAAALSGGTEAAVQPDVPANDHVEAVPESANTDAVEVAAAGEATSVKSEVKENEAATEGNQPNQGDLQLYPVSVKTQTGDKLEHQLNPGDSVMDIRQFLLDAPETCFITCYDLLLLTKDGSPHHMEDYNEISEVADITTGGCSLEMVPAFYDDRSIRAHVHRTRELLSLSNLHASLSTSLALQNEIAQNKAANSADTAKPEVPELDGLGYMEDISGSLGNLLSSPLKDVKCVESIVFSSFNPPPSYRS
- the LOC123900086 gene encoding clustered mitochondria protein-like isoform X1; translation: MAGKSNKGRNRKGSHTAAAVAAAAALSGGTEAAVQPDVPANDHVEAVPESANTDAVEVAAAGEATSVKSEVKENEAATEGNQPNQGESGDLQLYPVSVKTQTGDKLEHQLNPGDSVMDIRQFLLDAPETCFITCYDLLLLTKDGSPHHMEDYNEISEVADITTGGCSLEMVPAFYDDRSIRAHVHRTRELLSLSNLHASLSTSLALQNEIAQNKAANSADTAKPEVPELDGLGYMEDISGSLGNLLSSPLKDVKCVESIVFSSFNPPPSYRS